ACGGGTGCCGTACGACTGCACCCAGCCGTGCCGGGTGGCGAGGTAGCCGGTCAGCTGTTCGGCGAAGTACTGCACCATGTCGTTGCGTTCGGGCTCGCCGTGCACGAGGACGTCGATGCCGGTCTTCTCCTGGAAGGAGACGACCTCCTGGATCTCCGCCTTGACGCGCTCCTCGTAACCCGCCGTGTCGATCCGCCCGGCCCGCAACGCGGCGCGCGCGGTGCGCAGTTCGCCGGTCTGCGGGAACGATCCGATGGTCGTCGTCGGCAGCAGCGGCAGTCCGAGGTGGGCGCGCTGGGCGGCGGTCCGCTCGGGGTAGGTCTGCGAGCGGCGCGCGTCGGCGTCGGTGACGGCCGCGGCCCGTGCCCGCACCGCCGGATCGCGGGTGATCGGGGACGTCGCGCGGGACGCCAGGTCGGCGCGGTTCGCGGCGAGTTCGGCGGAGACGGCGTCGGTGCCGTGCCTGAGCCCCCTGGCGAGGGTGACGACCTCGGCGGTCTTCTGCCGGGCGAACGCCAGCCAGCGCAGGATCTGCGGCTCGATGTCCCGCTCGACCGACGCGTCCAGCGGCACGTGCAGCAGCGAGCAGGACGCCGCGACGTCGACCCGGTCGGCCAGGCCCAGCAGGGTGCCGAGCGTGGCCAGGGAGGCGCCGAGGTCGTTGACCCAGATGTTGCGGCCGCTCACGACACCGGCGACCAGCCGCTTGCCGGGCAGTCCGCCGACGGCGGCGAGCGCGTCGAGGTTGCCGGCGGCGGCATCCGTGAAGTCCAGCGCGAGGCCCTCGACGCGCGCTTTGGCGAGGACGGGCAGGGCGTCGCCGAGCCGGTCGAAGTAGGACGCCACCAGCAGCTTCGGCCGGTCGGTGAGGCAACCGAGGTCGCGGTAGGCGCGGCCGGCGGCGTTCAGCTCGGCCGGGGTGCGGTCCTGGACCAGGGCGGGCTCGTCGACCTGCACCCACTCGGCGCCGGCCGCGCGCAGGTCGGCGAGGACCTGCGCGTACACCGGCAGCAGCCGGTCGAGCAGGGTGAGCGGCTCGAAGTCGGCGGCCACCCCGGGCGCCGGCTTGGCCAGCAGCAGATAGGTGACCGGGCCGACCAGCACCGGACGGGCCGTCAGGCCCAGCGCGAGCGCCTCCCGCAACTCCGCCACCTGCTTGGCCGAGTCGGCGACGAACTCGGTCTCCGGGCCCAACTCGGGCACCAGGTAGTGGTAGTTGGTGTC
The sequence above is a segment of the Streptomyces griseoviridis genome. Coding sequences within it:
- the metE gene encoding 5-methyltetrahydropteroyltriglutamate--homocysteine S-methyltransferase; translated protein: MTTKPAAAAARATVYGYPRQGQDRELKKAIEGYWKGRVDADALRATAADLRRTNWHQLAEAGIDEVPTGDFSYYDHVLDTTVMVGAIPERHREAVAADPLAGYFAMARGTQEVAPLEMTKWFDTNYHYLVPELGPETEFVADSAKQVAELREALALGLTARPVLVGPVTYLLLAKPAPGVAADFEPLTLLDRLLPVYAQVLADLRAAGAEWVQVDEPALVQDRTPAELNAAGRAYRDLGCLTDRPKLLVASYFDRLGDALPVLAKARVEGLALDFTDAAAGNLDALAAVGGLPGKRLVAGVVSGRNIWVNDLGASLATLGTLLGLADRVDVAASCSLLHVPLDASVERDIEPQILRWLAFARQKTAEVVTLARGLRHGTDAVSAELAANRADLASRATSPITRDPAVRARAAAVTDADARRSQTYPERTAAQRAHLGLPLLPTTTIGSFPQTGELRTARAALRAGRIDTAGYEERVKAEIQEVVSFQEKTGIDVLVHGEPERNDMVQYFAEQLTGYLATRHGWVQSYGTRYVRPPVLAGDISRPEPMTVRWTTYAQSLTDRPVKGMLTGPVTMLAWSFVRDDQPLGETARQVALALRDEVNDLEAAGTSVIQVDEPALRETLPLRAADRPGYLAWATEAFRLTTAGVRPDTQIHTHMCYAEFGDIVQAIDDLDADVISLEAARSHMQVARELAAHGYPREAGPGVYDIHSPRVPSTEEAAQLLRTGLAAIPAKRLWVNPDCGLKTRGWPETRSSLENLVTAARRVRAELLA